The following are encoded in a window of Gopherus flavomarginatus isolate rGopFla2 chromosome 10, rGopFla2.mat.asm, whole genome shotgun sequence genomic DNA:
- the LOC127058975 gene encoding uncharacterized protein LOC127058975 has protein sequence MFGREPRLPIDLCFGVSEDGDSYETHQQYLSRLREKLRDAYHLATSAAQKNAGRNKHRYDARVRLQELQPGDRVLLRNLGIAGKHKIADRWKAIPYLVMEKLGDLPVYKIKPEEGPGQTKTVHRNLLLPVGELVGSPYEMGHNRATGQNEGAVPKPPSNVDSRPPAANLPLFGTSDSESEEEDTTMVYPGMKTRFQSRSAESEESTSSSTLNPMAEVFRPIPDIPEPLVGPPCNDLHRLLDSGDIQMEDVQSTCDPPLLELEMQGPMPVPEGNSQETSPSITQEDVPSTIATEILNRRDRNLNTGY, from the exons atgtttgggcgagaaccaagattacccatagacctgtgctttggtgtatccgaggatggagatagctatgaaactcaccagcaatatctatcccgtctacgagaaaagctgcgggatgcttatcacttagctacatctgcagctcagaagaatgcaggccgcaacaaacatcgatatgatgctagggtacgtctgcaagagctccagccaggggacagagtcctgctgcgaaatttgggtattgctggcaaacacaagatagctgacagatggaaggcaataccttacttagtgatggaaaagctaggagacctgccggtctacaagataaaacctgaagagggtccagggcagaccaaaaccgtgcatagaaaccttttgctccctgtgggagaattggtaggcagcccttatgagatgggccacaacagggcaactgggcagaacgaaggtgctgtaccaaagccgccttccaatgtggacagccggcctcctgcagctaacctacccctattcggcacatctgacagtgagtctgaggaggaagacacaaccatggtgtatcctgggatgaagacaagatttcagtctcgatccgctgaatcagaagagagcacatcctcttccaccctaaaccctatggcagaagtatttaggcccattcctgacatccctgagccactggtgggacccccgtgtaatgacttacacagactattggacagtggtgacatacagatggaggatgtccagagcacctgcgaccctccactgttagaactagaaatgcaggggcctatgccagtacccgaggggaactcacaggaaacctccccatccatcactcaagaggatgtcccctctaccatagcaacagagattctcaataggcgagacagg aatctaaatacaggttactga